The DNA segment tttcaGATGTTCTATTTGAAAAATGCGTAAACATTTTCTTTCTACAATTAATCAACATGGAAATGTTGCGGTACCAGACTCTTCCCCTCTTCACGCAGGTTAGTCAAGTTAAGCAATGTTGGCCCTCGTAGACAGGTCACAAATAAACGGCACAATTTGAGAGCTGTGATtacaattcattttttaacttgtaAAGAGTTTGTCTTCGTAGCAGGACAAAGAAACACAGGAGTGGCTCTGGAGGTCTAAAACCTGTTTGGCAATGACAAAACACCATTGATAGTTAATTTTGGTGTTGGCCTTAAATTACGCAATTAATTTTGTAAACCTAGAAAATGTTGCGGAAACTCATTTTAAGCGGTATGTGACATTTGGCAGCAGCCCCGGTACTTTCAACAGTGGCGCAAGACTTTCAAGTTTTTAAAAGGATTGCTCGTCattgtagtgtcgtgataatgaaagttattaaagcttcaactacAAAGATCTAAACTgtgaggacatccagtttctacagtCATCGTCGCCCACAGAAGCCAAACTCGCAAGTCCAAAGGTAACCACACAATTTGACATCATACTTTTACAAACTTAATTTGCTTTGTTAAGATCtacattttttctttcaacatgGTCACATATACATAAAgccctttttatttattcaaaatttgaagtattgttttcatttttgcagaGATGGCATTTGCTCTTTACTCGTTGTTCCTCCTTTGTGGGATCGGTGGGCTGTTGACCCAATCTGTAAGTGAAAATCTCTTGTGGATTTAAATATCATATTTACTTATTGCTGTCTTCTGTAGTCTGATTTTCACAAATGTGCTTCTTCACAGTTGAATGAATTCTGTAATTTCGAAGGTTGGTACAATAACTACCTCAATGATACATCATCGTCTGAATTTCATAACATTTTAGTGAAttatcttgtattttttttttctttcaacaaaCAATCTGACGACAGCATCTGTCCTAATGGCTGGATTCAGTTTGACTAGCGCTGTTACTCCTACCACGCTCGTGAAAGGACGTTTTTAGATGCAGAGGTATAAACAACATTATGTAATTCAGTCATCTGGAAAAATATCTAATGACTCAAATGAGtgaaattataattttttttttttcagagcttCTGCAACGTTCTCGGTGGACATCTGGTCTCCATCCGCAGTTTCTTTGAAAATGGttttgttcttcatctgcttccgAACGGTGGTAACGATAACGTAGCCTGGATTGGACTCCATGATAAAATTTCGGTAAAGCATCGGGCCGGTACAAAAATTGCGATTAATTCATGTTTCTTGTAATCTTTTTGTAAGTCTTATATTATGACTCATTAAAATATGAATTTCAGGATGAGGACTACATATGGACTGATGGCACCATTGTGCGTTTCACTGCTTTTCGTCTACAACCTGATGGATTTTTTCAATTGGTAAGTAAAATCCGTGATTAATGTTTGCGATGAAAATAATtctgttaaaataaaaattcacatttaaacATGTTTTTTACAGAGGGATTTTGGGTGGAAGCACTTTGCACTGCGACGGCCCCTTTTGCTTCCAGCCAAGATATTAACTGTGGCTTCAAGCGTGATGGCGGGAATGGTTTCAGCCGTGGTTTAGGCCATCGTGGCTCTGGTGGCCGGTGATAATCTGTCAATTCACCATACTGTCTTCTGTCGCAATGTATTTCCCTAATCACGATGATGCAATGCAATGATAAAATATCAAATTCtagttttgtctttttgttgttggtcaactatttcatttttttttattttcatatttaattccggaagaagatggatggatggattttcatATTTGGTCCATTTTTGGTTTGTAcgattcctattttttttttttccccacctcaGAGACACGGACAACAAACTCACCTATTCGCCAGCACATTCGCACATTTGTTTCTTCAACTTTTATTCAAGAATATGCACACGTGGAAAAAAGATGAGGACAACGTGAGCGTACGCCAGGTGAACAAGCGGTGCTCCACAAATCACAAAGCCAAAAGAAGCGCTGACCGACGGCACAAACGGGCCCCGGGCACAACAGACACAAACGGCGCCAGCCTGAGACGAGCAGCACACATTTAGAGGTACCAAGAAAGATTTTTAGTGCGAGGGCGGTCGAGAGCAGAGCAGGGCAGGGCTGAAAAATGTGCCTTGGAAAAAATGTGCTTACGAGCTTAAATGTGAAAGGCTTCCTTCAAATTTCTTCCCCAGTTGGTTCCCATGTAAACTTTCCCATTTGAAGCATCTTAAATTGCAATTCCCCGCTTGCATTGATGATTGTTTAACAGTCGACGCCGGGAGGCTTGGCCAAGTCAACTTTGGTTTCCTacgacagacggacggacaagccccccccccaccgaggCAACCGAGTGAGCTTATGGCTTTGGGAGAACGCGGGAGTGGCTCACTCACGACGCTCGTTGCGGAATGATTCCAAACGTAACGTACCTTTTGGAGCGGCGCTTTGGGGGGGCTAGAGCGTGCTGCTGAGAATTTCCAACACTTGGGCGTTGGTCTGCTCGTCCGAGTCGGCGTCTTGTCCGGCCGCCCCTTCCGACCTTGCCACGCCCTCATCTGTGAAGATCCTGCGCACGTGGGGTCTCTGCTCTCGAGGGCGCCCCTTGCGGCTCGCCAGGTCACAGTCCATGTGGCTCACGTAGGTGGCGCcctgcgacggcggcggcgggaggTCCGGCTCGCGCTGCTTGGTGTAGACGCCCTCAGATAACGAGCCCGTTTCCTGGCTGTGTCCCCTCAGCCAGCGCTGGGGCCCGCTGAAATACTGGCCCCGGTGGCTCCTGGAGAGCAGCTTGCGCTTGGAGGGGGGGTTGGGGATGCTGCCCTCCCGCTGGCTCCTGGACACCGGGGGGGACGGCGACGTGCGGGGGAGCCGGGCGAGGGGCAGGGAGTGGGGCGAAGCCCGGGAAAAAGCTGCCAAGTCTTTGCACTGCGAGGGCGAGCGTGGGAGGAAGGCCGCCACAGCCGCCGCATCTTTGGACTCGTCTGGGCCTAGCGACGGGGGTAGCTCGTTCACGGCCAAGGCGCTGCACCTGGACAAGCAAAGATGAGCAAGGAGCTGGGCCATTTGTCGTCTAGCTGGAATATTATCTGGCGTGATTTGAGTTGGATTCAAGCAGTGCGGGACGCTAACCTGAGCTCCAGGATGTGCAGCACGTCAGGGGCGCTGCCCCCCAGCGAGCGCAGGGCCTGCGAAGAAAGCGGCTCCGCCTCCCGGGGGCTCAGGGCGTCGCTTGAGTCGTAGTCGCTGTCGGTGGGCAGGAAGACCTCGGATGAAGTGTCTTCGTCCCAGCCCGGTGGGGAGTCTGCAAAAGTCACAGCACGCTCGTCCGTCTGTTCAACAAGAACCTCAGAAGATGCCGCTGCTCACCGCTCCTGCACGGCTCGGGCGACGGCAGGTAGTCCATGGCGGAGGAGGTGGAGTCGGTCTTGCGCTGGCCGCTGGCGTGGCTGTCCGTGGCGAGGGCGGCGTCCACCAGGCAGGTGACAGGCACGCCGCCACAGGGCTGCTTGTAGCGGGCGGACTGCAGCGCCTCCGTCAGCCAGCGCAGGTCCCGCCGGCTCTCGTCCAGCTGCTGCCGAAGAAAATTGCGCCGTGAGCAGCCGCGACCCGTGTGCCCGTCCAGCCGAGGCGGCTACCTGGATGTAGTCGAGAATGAGCCCATGGCGGCGCTTGGCGGCGGCCACCTCGTCATCCGTGATGGCCTCCCGCAGCGCCTGCTGGGCGATGAGGGCGTCCAGGTCCAGCACGGTAGACAGGCGGCAGTACAAGCTGATCAACTTCTCCTTGTAGCAGCAGAAGTGCGCTGAGGACATAGCGACACGTTGGCGGCCGCGAGCAAACCAAACCAAATCCTGCCACTACTCAACGCTGACTCGGCGGCGCTTACCCAGCTCAAACATCTGCAGCGGCAGGTGCAGGAATCCAGCCAGCGGCGTATAGGGGTTGGGCTGGCCGGGGGCCGAGCAGACGTCATCGgcgggcggcagcagcagcaggaagcaGACGCCGTGGCCCGCCTCCACCACTTCTTGGCTGTATAGGCGGAAATGGCGGGCCTGCCCGCAAAAAAGTCCGCGTTGGCGCGCTGCCCGAAGTGCCGGCGAGCGAGCGGACTGACGTACCTGCTGCACGCTGAGGTTGAGGTTCTTGAGCAGGGACTTGATGGCTGTCTGGAGCTCGTAGTAGAGGAGCGGAGCATGGCTTTCGGGCCCGGGCCGGGCCTCTTCGCCGCAGTCGGCGCCCTCGGTGGCCGAGAGCGTGCGGATCCAATCCCACTCCTCCCTGGAGACGGCATCCATCCGTCCGGTCGGTCGGTCCCAGCCACATTTGACAGGTCACGAGAAGAGAGTCAGGGAAGCGGCACGCTGGCCTAGTGGCTTGCTTGCTTGCCCGCCCTGCAGTTGTCATTCCATTTCTTGTCTATACATTTGTGCGCTCCcttcttttcctccctccttgCCTACTGCGTTCGCTCGCCTCTCTTTGCGTCTAAACTTCCTTCTTGGCATCCTGAAGTGACAAATGTGACAAGATCTCCAGACGGAGCCCGGAAAGCCGGCGCCGGCCCGAGACCCACCTGGACACGTTGGCGTTTTCCCGCACGCGGACGTGACACAGCACATTGGGGTTCCGCTGGGAGACCAGGACCCGGATCTGATCCACCGAGCTGCTGAGCTTCAGGTAGCCCAGGTAGAGGCCGGGCGCCAGGCGCTGGCTGCAGCGGCGCTGGTACGCCACGATGTCCTGCGCcgagaaggacaaaaaaaagggcCAATGTctcccaccgccgccgccatcgcATGGGAGGCCAACGTGCTCACCTGCAGCGTGATGACGAGGATGTCGAGGGCGTAAGGTTCCTCGGGCGTGGACAGGGACTTGCGCTGACTCTGCACTTTGGCCACCGGCACCCACTTGCCGCTGAGGAGCGAGTGCTGGCCGTCGGCGTCGCGCGCCGTCACCAGCAGCACGTTGCCGTGGCGATCCTTGATGGGCTCATAGTGGACACGGCCCAGGTCGTGCGTGCCCAGCAGGTTCTGCAGCTGCCCGGCGGCGCTCAGCATCTTGTGGCGCGCCTGCAGCGTGGACGAGGCCGACGCCGCCGGCGCGGTCTGACGGAGCCAGCGCACGTCCTCCCACATGCACGACAGCTGCGACGCAAGCAAGCCTTTGGTCAAAGCACGGAGGGAGGCGACCGGCAAAAGATagcggcaaagcactacttgtgTCTTAGCGGAACTCTGGGGGGCGAGTCATGCATTTAGCGCCGGGCGCAAGGCTGACCTTGGTGAACCACAAGAAGTCCTGCATAAGGGAGCTGCCGTACGAGTCGTCCACCTCCACAATGGGGATCTGCTCCTCGGCCGTCACCAGCAGTTTGTCTTTGTGGTAGAAGATGGCCGCCAAGTAGATGCCCCTGAAGCAGGCCCAAATAAGCCTCGTGCACCACCGCCAGACAAATGTCCCGGTAAAGCGCAACGTCAGCGGAATTACTGATCGTTTTGGTGGTGAGTATCAAAATGCTCAGGCCTTCCCGCCCGCTTGTGCTCGACCTTTTATAAAAGGGCAAAACAAACCTTTTCAGTGTCTTCACAAACTTGTTGGAGGAGTTGAAAAGATGTTTGAGGCTTCTGGACACCGACTGCTTCCTGCTGGAGTTCTGCAGCTTGGAAGCATCTGCGGCACAAACGCAAGCCCAGAACATCTTCGGCAAAATTCACTTTCTGCATGCTTGGAAATGCTTCAGGCAGGCGTGAACCGGCGCTGACTGGCGCTGATCCGAACGGCGGCTCACCTCCGCAGCAGTCGTGCGCGGCTCGGACTTGCTGCAGGAGGCGCTCCATGGCTTCCGTGTGACCGTGCCGCCCGGGCTCCTGCCCGTTGCTCTCTCGCCAGtctgatgtcaagagaaggaaAGGAAGAACAAATATCAAATGGCTTGATGGAGAAAACCATCAGCTCAGTCTCGTGCGCCTTTAGTGGCTCTCCGTCCGCTTTCCATCTGTTCCACTTGGACATTAGCGGAGCGCAATAACAGACGCCCACGCACTATGGCCCTCTCGGCACACACGTGAGCAGGCGCGTAGGCGAGCGCAGACGCAGGCGGAACTCGGCGGCTCGGGGACGTACTGGAAGGAGCGGCAGATGGCGGCAAGGAGCAGGCAGGCGGCCCCCAGCCCTTCATGTTGCAGGCCGACACTCGCACAAAGTACAGGCGACCCTGCGGCAGGACCACGGCAAATGCTCAGCGCCTGGACGGGCCCagaggcgggcaggcgggcggggtCTCCAGCCTTAAAACGGCTCTGTACCGTGGTGAGGCCGGTGATGGTGCATTTCAAGCTCTGCAGGTTCTCCAGCAGCATCTCTCCGGCCAGCAGGGAGAAATCCTTCAAGCAGCTCCACTCCactgcagacacacacgcacacgtaatTGGTTCATTTGTCCTTTGATTTGAAATCAATAGTCCCCAGCGACAATGGCGATGAGGTCGTTAACCTTGCAATTACTCTGCTGCGGGCAACTAAACACCAGCGACCGTCAGCAGACACGCTTGTTCGTAAAGCGCCACCCGTGAGCGCTCATATTGTTGGTGTTGCGCAAGACGCCCCCCAGCCTACCTTTGTACTTGGTGATGACAGTGGGTCGGAGCTGCTGCGGTTCCCGGAAGGTGACGGTCAGCGTGGAGCTGCTGCTAACGCTCAGACGGACCGAGATGGGCGCCTCGGGGGGGCCTGCGAGCGACGCAAGCACGCTTGAGCTTCCGCCCAGCATCTTTGAACATGCGTGCGAGCATGCGGGTCTCACGTGCGTGCTGCAACGCCCCGCTCATGCGCTGGTAGAGCTGGCACCTCAGCTCCCAGGCCCTCAGCTGCTTGTCGTCCAGCGCTTCGGCGGCGCGGCGCTCCGCCTCGGCCTCTAGAGCCACCAGGTGGGCCTGGCGCTTCTCAGCGCTCACGGCTGCAAGCGCACGGGCCGGCTCAGTCGGGCATCGCTGCCATCCCCGCTTTGCGACGGCGTTGGAACTGACCGTGCGGCCCCTCCCTGGCGCCGGCCTTGAGCAGCAACTTTGCCACGTGCGCGTTGTCGCTCATGACGGCCACGTCGAGCGGCGTCAGGCCCCGGGCGTCGGGCGCGTTGAGCTCCAGCTCTTCGACCGTCAGGCGGCACAGGAGAAGGCGGACCGTGTCCGGGTCCTGCTGCTCCACCGCCTCAAAGAGGCACTCGCTGCCGCCCTGCATGGCCTGCACACAGCGGCCGGGCGTGATGTGGTGTGGCATGGTTATCTTTGCCTCCCGTGACACGTCAGACGAGCGTCCGAATCGCCGTTGGATTATTTGGAGCGCTGTCTGACTTGATTGCTATTTGCGAAACGTTGAGCCGTTGCttggaaacaaaatgatttcttttgtccccgAGCACGTCTGGCAAAACGTAACTTAGCCAATCGGAGAGGTGAAATGAGGCTAAAGAAAAAGACAATCGGTGCCGTTTTAATTTGAGGCTTTTGGGCCCTTCCCGGGAAGACGAGCCCCAGACGCGAGCCGGAGGGCATGGCAAAAGGCTCACCGAGGCCTTGCGAAGGCGATCCGTCTTGCCCGAGAAGGCGGAGTCTTCAAAGGACGACGTGCTTCCTCGCAGCTTCTCCGACAGGTTGCGGTAGAGGCGCTTGGCAGCGTTGGGGGAGGCCGGCCCGCCCGGGACCTTCTTGCCTTGGGACAGCTGCAAGTTCTGCATCTGCTGGGTCATCGCGGCCGGCAGGCGTCTGCAGGCGGGGAGGGGAGGGCGGCCAGCTCAGACGCAAACGGGCGAGCCAATTGCAAACCAAGCAACGCTGCAGGCTCATCCCAACGTTCACATCCGCACAAGACGACGCAAGTCTGGTGGAAGCGCCGCTGCCGCTGGTAACCGTGGCAACAGTGGCGGGCTGCTTCACAGTGAACGCCTAGCGCGCGTTTGACTAACAACTGACACGTGGCGTCGGCGGAGCGTTTAAGTGTTAGCCGCCTGAGCTCATCCGAGTGACAGTGCCTGCTCTCGACTCAAAAGCTGCGCTCAAGTCAACGTTGCCAGTCATCCGTTGATCTCGGCGGAAAGCTCACCTGTCCAGGCTGAGCGAGGTGTGGGAGATTCCCGTGTAAAACTCCAGGTCCTGGATCAGAACATCTCCTGCCGCCGCGCGCCGGTTCCACCTCTGAGCCAGTCGCGAGAGCTTGCCGTCCGACCTGCCGACAAACGCAGACAAACGGCCGGCCGGCTTGAGATGAGATGAGCAAGTTGAGCACATTGCAGACTTGCAGGCAGCACAAAGACTTCAAGGCATTTCTTTTCAATCTCATGACTTTTCGGAAACCGACGTCAGAACACCGGCGGCGAGCATACTCACGGCGGAGAATTTCTAAGGCGGCGAGTCGAGCTCCCGAGTGGACTGCCGGCGCGTCGCGCAGATGTGGCGCCCTCCGCCGCGCCACGCGTGGGCGGGCGCACGCACGCTGCCGACAACGGCCGCAAACCACAGCAGAGGCCAAGACGGGCGTGATGAGTGGCGCGCAAGCGAGTGAGTGTGCGTGCGTTGAGGAGGAACAGAAGCAGAGGACAAGAGTCGAgcgggaggaggcgggggaagAGGAAACGTGTGCTCTGTTGCTGAAGAGCGAGATGAAGTGCACCCAGCGGATCaaacaaacagaagaaaaaaaaaggtccagaGAATTGGCCTCAGGTCGGAAAATTAGGTACGCCCCATTCTGACTGACCAGAGGCGTCAAATTAATTGAGATGCCGTTCATCCCTTCCAGCCTGATGAGCGAGGGAGTGGTGGAGCCAATTGTCATTTTTTGGACATTGCTGCTTGATGCTCATGCAAAGTTGTCAACTTTGGGATGGCCAAGAGCCAACGCGTCTCCAAAGTCAAAGCGGACTGCAACAATGCAGGTTCCCGCCCCCGCTGCAGAGGACATCAAGCGCTAACGGCAGCGCTAACGGCAGCGCTAACAGCAGCGCTAACGGCGGTGCTCAGCGCTAACATCAGCGCAAATGGCTGCGCGAACAGCAGCGCCAGCTGATTGGTTGCGCAGTTTCCATGACTCCCATTGAAAGTAACAGGTGAACACCGGGGCGAACTCCCTGAGCAGCATTATGTGAAAATAAAATCCAGAAAGATGCTGGATATCACCGTGGAGTCGCATTCCATCATTTCTTTGCTTTTTGCGCTCTTAGTTGCCATGCATCTTGACATCGCAATTGGCCACGAATCACCATTCTGTCGGAAAGCCAAAGCCACCGCTTgcatgagtgcgtgcgtgcacgttcGCCTTCTGAACCGGCACCTTTGAACCGGGAGCGTGACAAAATTACTCACATCAATCAAAAGGTGGCAGCGGTGGCAGCACCAAGCTGCGCCGACACCATTTGGAGCCGCCTTTCCCACTTCCGCAAGTCAACAGCGGCAGCAAATTCAATTGTTGGAGCGCCGCCCGTCAAAACAGTATGGGCCTTTTCGGGCCGTGCTGATCAAGATCTTGTCTCGCGGTCGTTGATTCATCACTCGGCTCCGGGCGGGGCGGAAAGGCAAATCGGCAGCCGACGCAATAAAAGGAGCAAAGCGGCGGCACTGTACTTAGCGTTGCAGCCATCGCCATGGTAACAAGTAGCCAGAGGCTAGAAGGGACTTAATCAAAGTTGCCAATGCGGCAACTGTCAAGCGGCCAAAGGAAAAGAAACAAAGCGGTACTGCAAAAACTCATGGACAGTTAAGGGACGCTTCATTAGGGACACCAAGAGTCCAATCATTCAGTCCGGAGGCCGCAACTTACTTTTTTCTGGAGTCGAATCTACTCGGCGTTCCCAGACTCTGCGGAAGGCACACAAAAGAGAAAGACGGCTTCAGAAGCACGTTCACAGTTGCTGGTTTTGAtcaatttgataaaaattttgcATCAGCCAAAGCGGACGATGCCAGCCATACAGGTCAAATGGCGCTCCATGTCGCAAAGGTGAGGAGGAGCCAAAGCTTTGGGGGATTTTCcaggcgtgcgtgcatgcgtgcttgGGAGCTCCGTGTCAGCGCGCTACCTGCGTTGCCGGGAAATGCATGACACGCCGCGACGGCAGCTTGCGTTGCTAACCGGGTTGCCTTCCAAAACGTGCGCTCAAGTGAAAACCATGTCAAGTGCAGGCCACGCTCAAAAACAAAGCTACATTTTTGATTTTGAAGCTCAGTTAGCTCTTACATAAGATGCTCTTTTGGGCAATTCCACACAGTTGATCTTCAAGCGCTGGTGGCTGGTACGACGGCTGCAATTACGGCCTTGCTAATTGCAGCTTGTAGTGTTTGGCAGCGTGGTAGGCGCACCACATCCACAACATGCTTTGCTTTCCATTGTCAAAAATGCGACGCAGCCAAAGGAAAGAAATAGACCCCGCTCGCTGGACGAGACCACACGGTTCACTTCATCCCCAATTTCGGAAGGTACGACAAAACTAATATGTGCCTTTGGTTGCCTCGCAACGGCCGCCAAACACCCCAACGGCCTTTTGGCCCCAAGTGAACACGAGACTTTGAGCCTCCTGATTGGCCGACGGACCACTCTGCCTGTTTGGTGCTTCCAAATCTAACACGAGGCCTCTGTGCGCTCAGCCGATGACTCACGTGGATATTGCGCAGCAGCTTGAGGTGTCGTCGCTCTGTGCCGGCCGGCCGCAGCAGTCGCTCGTCCGCCGACAGCGTTTTCCTGACGGCTGCCCGCTCGGCAGCCCCGCCCCCCCGGGCCGGGCGCCGGCCCCTCGCCCCTTGGGCCGggccgtcctcctcctcttcatcaggCTCGGATGACAGCAGGGAACCTGGACAGGGGAAACCGGAGACGCCCGGTGTCACTCGACGCTCTCCGAATGGAATGAAACGCATCTTGTTCGACTTAACAACTGCTGAGCTCGGGAATTCATTCCAAATCAATCGTGGCCCTGCGCAGAAATGTTGGAGCAACCTTTTGAGAAGCGAGTTGGACATTTTACCGTCAATTGCCGATTTCCACTCTCAAGCTCAAACGCTCACCAGATTTCAATGGGAGGTTTGTCTCCCTCTGCTGGACAAATGaattaccaaaacaaaacaccagcACAACTGTTCTTTAGGGCAGGGCAGTGTTTTTCAACCGGGGTGCCGCGGCACACCGCTAAATATTGTCAAGGGTGCCGTGGGAAATTCGCCAATTTGTGCGCCTGTGCGGTGTAGCGCCCGGCAGAGTAATCATATCTTCCATCTCAGAAGGTGGCAGCAGCAGGTAGCGATTTGCCTTGTGCTTGCAGACGAAATAATTGGTGACGCATGGATGCAGCGGCAGGTATATGGGATGCCCATGCAGGTAGCATTGACAGCGACGTTGTCATTGTGGATAGCGAGACGCGTCGATAGTGACAGTGATGGAGAAGTTTTTTAAGAGGAAAAAATGCTGACACTGTACTCAGCACacactggtgtgccgtgagagacg comes from the Syngnathus typhle isolate RoL2023-S1 ecotype Sweden linkage group LG18, RoL_Styp_1.0, whole genome shotgun sequence genome and includes:
- the ankfn1 gene encoding ankyrin repeat and fibronectin type-III domain-containing protein 1 isoform X5, with protein sequence MTQQMQNLQLSQGKKVPGGPASPNAAKRLYRNLSEKLRGSTSSFEDSAFSGKTDRLRKASAMQGGSECLFEAVEQQDPDTVRLLLCRLTVEELELNAPDARGLTPLDVAVMSDNAHVAKLLLKAGAREGPHAVSAEKRQAHLVALEAEAERRAAEALDDKQLRAWELRCQLYQRMSGALQHARPPEAPISVRLSVSSSSTLTVTFREPQQLRPTVITKYKVEWSCLKDFSLLAGEMLLENLQSLKCTITGLTTGRLYFVRVSACNMKGWGPPACSLPPSAAPSNWRESNGQEPGRHGHTEAMERLLQQVRAAHDCCGDASKLQNSSRKQSVSRSLKHLFNSSNKFVKTLKRGIYLAAIFYHKDKLLVTAEEQIPIVEVDDSYGSSLMQDFLWFTKLSCMWEDVRWLRQTAPAASASSTLQARHKMLSAAGQLQNLLGTHDLGRVHYEPIKDRHGNVLLVTARDADGQHSLLSGKWVPVAKVQSQRKSLSTPEEPYALDILVITLQDIVAYQRRCSQRLAPGLYLGYLKLSSSVDQIRVLVSQRNPNVLCHVRVRENANVSREEWDWIRTLSATEGADCGEEARPGPESHAPLLYYELQTAIKSLLKNLNLSVQQARHFRLYSQEVVEAGHGVCFLLLLPPADDVCSAPGQPNPYTPLAGFLHLPLQMFELAHFCCYKEKLISLYCRLSTVLDLDALIAQQALREAITDDEVAAAKRRHGLILDYIQQLDESRRDLRWLTEALQSARYKQPCGGVPVTCLVDAALATDSHASGQRKTDSTSSAMDYLPSPEPCRSDSPPGWDEDTSSEVFLPTDSDYDSSDALSPREAEPLSSQALRSLGGSAPDVLHILELRCSALAVNELPPSLGPDESKDAAAVAAFLPRSPSQCKDLAAFSRASPHSLPLARLPRTSPSPPVSRSQREGSIPNPPSKRKLLSRSHRGQYFSGPQRWLRGHSQETGSLSEGVYTKQREPDLPPPPSQGATYVSHMDCDLASRKGRPREQRPHVRRIFTDEGVARSEGAAGQDADSDEQTNAQVLEILSSTL
- the ankfn1 gene encoding ankyrin repeat and fibronectin type-III domain-containing protein 1 isoform X2, which translates into the protein MSVDSENTRPLSSSRDSRISCVFRAADDKDDDDVQAVGEESVLEMLSCSKLLDLETWLCMPSSLLLPRLLDSARAPSPSSAHRTAERAAATGQETPYPMSPPVLSSTPAAAVSIGKRRRLAAGPGGLRWKSAGSLLSSEPDEEEEDGPAQGARGRRPARGGGAAERAAVRKTLSADERLLRPAGTERRHLKLLRNIHSLGTPSRFDSRKKSDGKLSRLAQRWNRRAAAGDVLIQDLEFYTGISHTSLSLDRRLPAAMTQQMQNLQLSQGKKVPGGPASPNAAKRLYRNLSEKLRGSTSSFEDSAFSGKTDRLRKASAMQGGSECLFEAVEQQDPDTVRLLLCRLTVEELELNAPDARGLTPLDVAVMSDNAHVAKLLLKAGAREGPHAVSAEKRQAHLVALEAEAERRAAEALDDKQLRAWELRCQLYQRMSGALQHARPPEAPISVRLSVSSSSTLTVTFREPQQLRPTVITKYKVEWSCLKDFSLLAGEMLLENLQSLKCTITGLTTGRLYFVRVSACNMKGWGPPACSLPPSAAPSNWRESNGQEPGRHGHTEAMERLLQQVRAAHDCCGDASKLQNSSRKQSVSRSLKHLFNSSNKFVKTLKRGIYLAAIFYHKDKLLVTAEEQIPIVEVDDSYGSSLMQDFLWFTKLSCMWEDVRWLRQTAPAASASSTLQARHKMLSAAGQLQNLLGTHDLGRVHYEPIKDRHGNVLLVTARDADGQHSLLSGKWVPVAKVQSQRKSLSTPEEPYALDILVITLQDIVAYQRRCSQRLAPGLYLGYLKLSSSVDQIRVLVSQRNPNVLCHVRVRENANVSREEWDWIRTLSATEGADCGEEARPGPESHAPLLYYELQTAIKSLLKNLNLSVQQARHFRLYSQEVVEAGHGVCFLLLLPPADDVCSAPGQPNPYTPLAGFLHLPLQMFELAHFCCYKEKLISLYCRLSTVLDLDALIAQQALREAITDDEVAAAKRRHGLILDYIQQLDESRRDLRWLTEALQSARYKQPCGGVPVTCLVDAALATDSHASGQRKTDSTSSAMDYLPSPEPCRSDSPPGWDEDTSSEVFLPTDSDYDSSDALSPREAEPLSSQALRSLGGSAPDVLHILELRCSALAVNELPPSLGPDESKDAAAVAAFLPRSPSQCKDLAAFSRASPHSLPLARLPRTSPSPPVSRSQREGSIPNPPSKRKLLSRSHRGQYFSGPQRWLRGHSQETGSLSEGVYTKQREPDLPPPPSQGATYVSHMDCDLASRKGRPREQRPHVRRIFTDEGVARSEGAAGQDADSDEQTNAQVLEILSSTL
- the ankfn1 gene encoding ankyrin repeat and fibronectin type-III domain-containing protein 1 isoform X3, which encodes MSVDSENTRPLSSSRDSRISCVFRAADDKDDDDVQAVGEESVLEMLSCSKLLDLETWLCMPSSLLLPRLLDSARAPSPSSAHSRTAERAAATGQETPYPMSPPVLSSTPAAAVSIGKRRRLAAGPGGLRWKSAGSLLSSEPDEEEEDGPAQGARGRRPARGGGAAERAAVRKTLSADERLLRPAGTERRHLKLLRNIHSLGTPSRFDSRKKSDGKLSRLAQRWNRRAAAGDVLIQDLEFYTGISHTSLSLDRRLPAAMTQQMQNLQLSQGKKVPGGPASPNAAKRLYRNLSEKLRGSTSSFEDSAFSGKTDRLRKASAMQGGSECLFEAVEQQDPDTVRLLLCRLTVEELELNAPDARGLTPLDVAVMSDNAHVAKLLLKAGAREGPHAVSAEKRQAHLVALEAEAERRAAEALDDKQLRAWELRCQLYQRMSGALQHARPPEAPISVRLSVSSSSTLTVTFREPQQLRPTVITKYKVEWSCLKDFSLLAGEMLLENLQSLKCTITGLTTGRLYFVRVSACNMKGWGPPACSLPPSAAPSNWRESNGQEPGRHGHTEAMERLLQQVRAAHDCCGDASKLQNSSRKQSVSRSLKHLFNSSNKFVKTLKRGIYLAAIFYHKDKLLVTAEEQIPIVEVDDSYGSSLMQDFLWFTKLSCMWEDVRWLRQTAPAASASSTLQARHKMLSAAGQLQNLLGTHDLGRVHYEPIKDRHGNVLLVTARDADGQHSLLSGKWVPVAKVQSQRKSLSTPEEPYALDILVITLQDIVAYQRRCSQRLAPGLYLGYLKLSSSVDQIRVLVSQRNPNVLCHVRVRENANVSREEWDWIRTLSATEGADCGEEARPGPESHAPLLYYELQTAIKSLLKNLNLSVQQARHFRLYSQEVVEAGHGVCFLLLLPPADDVCSAPGQPNPYTPLAGFLHLPLQMFELAHFCCYKEKLISLYCRLSTVLDLDALIAQQALREAITDDEVAAAKRRHGLILDYIQLDESRRDLRWLTEALQSARYKQPCGGVPVTCLVDAALATDSHASGQRKTDSTSSAMDYLPSPEPCRSDSPPGWDEDTSSEVFLPTDSDYDSSDALSPREAEPLSSQALRSLGGSAPDVLHILELRCSALAVNELPPSLGPDESKDAAAVAAFLPRSPSQCKDLAAFSRASPHSLPLARLPRTSPSPPVSRSQREGSIPNPPSKRKLLSRSHRGQYFSGPQRWLRGHSQETGSLSEGVYTKQREPDLPPPPSQGATYVSHMDCDLASRKGRPREQRPHVRRIFTDEGVARSEGAAGQDADSDEQTNAQVLEILSSTL